A stretch of Ipomoea triloba cultivar NCNSP0323 chromosome 11, ASM357664v1 DNA encodes these proteins:
- the LOC115996309 gene encoding ribulose bisphosphate carboxylase small chain 8B, chloroplastic-like: protein MASSVLSSTAIASRATAAQANMVAPFTGLKSTASFPVTRKSADFTSIATNGSRVQCMQVWPPYGKKKFETLSYLPTMSTEQLLKQVEYLLNNGWVPCLEFETEKGFVYRECHSSPGYYDGRYWTMWKLPMFGCTDATQVVAELEECKKAYPGSWVRILGFDNVRQVQCIMFIAYKPHD from the exons ATGGCGTCCTCAGTCCTCTCCTCCACCGCCATTGCTAGCCGCGCCACCGCTGCCCAAGCCAACATGGTCGCACCTTTCACCGGTCTCAAGTCCACCGCCTCATTCCCCGTCACTAGGAAATCCGCCGACTTTACTTCCATAGCAACCAACGGCAGTAGAGTACAATGCATGCAG GTTTGGCCGCCGTACGGCAAGAAGAAGTTCGAGACCCTGTCATACCTGCCTACAATGAGCACTGAGCAATTGCTCAAACAAGTGGAGTACCTGCTTAACAATGGATGGGTTCCTTGCTTGGAATTCGAGACTGAG AAAGGATTCGTATACCGTGAATGCCACAGTTCACCGGGATACTACGACGGAAGATACTGGACGATGTGGAAGCTGCCGATGTTCGGGTGCACGGATGCGACCCAAGTGGTGGCGGAGCTGGAGGAGTGCAAAAAGGCATACCCGGGTTCATGGGTTAGAATTCTCGGCTTCGATAACGTGCGCCAAGTCCAGTGCATCATGTTCATTGCATACAAGCCCCATGATTAA